In Primulina eburnea isolate SZY01 chromosome 14, ASM2296580v1, whole genome shotgun sequence, the following proteins share a genomic window:
- the LOC140811134 gene encoding uncharacterized protein, which produces MEGGGEIPVDEIPLARCRGRGRGRPRVRVVDDTFVEQAADHLEQLRMDELVPGFHSMHPPQFSGLEGAEKAELWISEIEKLFDLIEYPSECQLRLDVHQLKDRAKMWWSTTLMTLDVQRIVSSWDIFKLKFKESYFPPSFYSSKASEFHNLKHGDMSVAEYAASFYGMLRYVPHVASSQVAVVESFIEGLNDHLHPFVFTGKPLNYLEAVEIAKRAEASLKRSGNRVPTQHHQSGRQQFSSSGSASLRLRGKKFKKRGSSSSSSGSSGNRGGYHYSGPYCDHCGGKYSSNQCVGVQGVCNNCGRPGHFARVCPSKTGKSAQAGSGAQNNRIPATSHSSHQPSRPSHQSRGQGGQQNQSSVHVFALTEDEAQAALGTVITGNCTLCGFIARVLFDTGASHSFVSHAFVVSHDLRTTSMNSNLSVATPMGKMIITDFVVFNAVLFHDENVLYLNLIVLPMHDFDCIIGMDVLTANRATVNSYRGIVRFRPSFAPKWNFYGCGSQAKIPLVSGIEMNRLLDSGHEGFLVYAVELSQDERRISDIPVVREFPDVFPEEIPGFPPEREV; this is translated from the coding sequence GGTTTCCATTCTATGCATCCTCCTCAATTCAGTGGTTTAGAGGGAGCTGAGAAAGCTGAGTTATGGATTTCTGAGATTGAGaaattgtttgatttgattgagtacCCTTCAGAGTGTCAATTGAGATTAGATGTGCATCAGTTGAAAGATCGTGCTAAAATGTGGTGGTCTACTACATTGATGACTTTAGATGTTCAGAGGATTGTTTCATCGTGGGATATATTCAAGCTGAAGTTTAAGGAGAGTTATTTTCCTCCATCATTCTACAGTTCTAAGGCTTCTGAGTTTCATAACCTGAAACACGGCGATATGTCAGTTGCAGAGTATGCAGCTTCTTTTTATGGTATGCTGAGATATGTTCCTCATGTCGCTTCGAGTCAGGTTGCTGTCGTCGAAAGTTTCATTGAAGGATTGAACGATCATCTGCACCCTTTTGTTTTTACCGGTAAGCCACTGAATTATCTTGAAGCAGTGGAAATAGCAAAAAGGGCTGAAGCTAGTCTTAAGAGGAGTGGCAATCGAGTTCCTACCCAACATCATCAGTCAGGGAGGCAACAATTCAGTTCATCTGGTTCTGCATCTCTTCGTCTACGTGGGAAGAAATTTAAGAAGCGTGGTTCTAGTTCTTCGAGTTCAGGGAGTTCAGGGAACCGTGGTGGATATCATTACAGTGGACCTTATTGTGATCACTGTGGAGGCAAGTATTCCAGTAATCAGTGTGTTGGAGTTCAAGGGGTTTGTAATAATTGTGGTCGGCCGGGTCATTTTGCTAGGGTCTGTCCTAGTAAGACGGGGAAATCAGCCCAGGCAGGTAGTGGAGCTCAAAATAATAGAATTCCAGCAACGTCCCATTCTTCCCATCAGCCTAGTCGCCCTTCGCATCAGAGCAGAGGGCAAGGTGGTCAACAGAATCAGTCATCTGTTCatgtatttgctttgactgaggatgaGGCTCAGGCAGCTCTAGGTACTGTCATTACTGGTAACTGTACTCTATGTGGTTTTATAGCACGAGTGTTATTTGATACTGGAGCATCTCATTCCTTTGTTTCTCATGCATTCGTTGTTTCGCATGATCTTCGCACCACTAGTATGAATTCCAATCTATCTGTTGCTACTCCGATGGGCAAAATGATTATCACTGATTTTGTGGTGTTCAATGCAGTTTTGTTTCACGATGAAAATGTTCTATATCTGAATCTCATAGTCCTACCTATGCATGACTTTGATTGCATCATTGGTATGGATGTTTTGACTGCAAATCGTGCCACTGTTAACTCTTATCGAGGAATAGTTCGTTTCAGGCCTAGCTTTGCTCCTAAATGGAATTTCTATGGCTGTGGTTCTCAAGCCAAGATTCCTCTAGTTTCTGGCATTGAGATGAATCGATTGTTAGATTCTGGTCATGAAGGTTTTCTGGTTTATGCTGTTGAACTATCGCAGGATGAGCGACGGATTTCTGATATTCCTGTAGTccgtgaatttcctgatgtgtttccagaagagattcctggttttccaccCGAACGAGAAGTTTAG